ACACACCAAGCCTGCATTGCATTTTGCAAATACAACCCCCAAAAGATAACACTAAGTGTCGAAAACAAGCATAATCAACTGATATATATAGAAATAAAATTTTGGTTTCTGATTTGCTTGCTTATGTTTTCCCAAGCATTAAAAACAAGGCCAGCTTATGCTCTACACCAGCAGCCATTACAGTAACTCCCTGCCGGCCGGCTCCAGCATCTGGCTATTACTTGACAGCCGCAATTTCGGCGGTATCGAAAGTCATGTGTTGCAGCTGGCATCAGCCCTTACCAGGCAAGGACTTAAGGCAGAAGTAATCTTCCTGGACGACTACGGCAAACATGCCCTGAAAGAACGTCTTCACCAGGCCGATATTCCGTTTACCTGTTTACGGGGAAGCTGGTACACCTTATTTAGCTGCGCAATCAGGAAAAAGCCCGCACTGATACATACCCATGGCTATAAAGCCGGCCTGATGGGACGTTTAACCGGCTTATTAACCCGCCTGCCCGTCGTCAGCAGCTTTCATGCCGGGGAAAAACTTAGTGGTAAACTGGCCTTTTATCATTTCCTAGATCGCATCAGTTCAGGCTTATGCCAGGGGATCATAGCCGTAAGCGAGCCGATAAAACGTACCTTGCCGGCTAAGGCCCAGGTCATCAACAATTTCGTCACAATGAAAAAGCACAGACCAAAACAAGGACGGCAAGTGGCCTTTGTCGGTCGTCTCAGCCACGAAAAAGGGCCGGATAATTTTATCCGCCTGGCCCGCTTTTATCCCGGCCACACTTTCCATCTTTATGGCACAGGCCCGATGGAAGCCAGGCTAAAACGCATCGCCACAAATAATGTGATCTTCCACGGAGCAAAACAGGACATGACGCCAATATGGCCCCGTATCGCTTTGCTGATCATGCCGTCGAGATTTGAAGGTATGCCCATGTCGGCGCTTGAGGCCATGTCTAACGGCATTCCGGTTATTGCTTATAGTGTCGGCTCCCTTGATAAACTGATCACCACCGGCAACGGCTGGCTGATCCCGCCAGAGCACTTTGAGGGACTAAAAAACGCCTTGTCCGGCTATCTGAATGCTGACAGCAGGACACGCATTCAAATCTCCAGACAGGCCAGAAATACAATAATCACCAACTTCAGTGACGAGGCTGTCCTGCCCCGCCTGCTTGACATCTATCATGAATCGATAGCAGCAAAATACTCATGCAAATTGCAATAAAGACTTTGCAACCTGCGAAGTAGCTAGCAATGGAAATTTTAACCCTTTGAAAAACAGTAACTTTACTTTTGGCCTGACCTTTGCTTGAGATCGCTCAAAGCTTTTAACAGCTAAAAATTCAACATCTGACAATAAGGCGGTAGTAAGATGCAGCAAAGCAAAAATGACGATTCCCGCAAAAATACGGCTATAACCCGGGCAAGCCAATGCCCGGTATTATTTGTTCATTACGGCGACGAATGGATTCGCGGCAGCGAGCAATGCCTGCTCGATCTCTTGATGTTTCTTGACCGCGATAAATTCTACCCCGTAGTATGGTGTAACAGCCGACATATGTACCAGGCTGTATCAGCGCTGAAAATAGAGGTCATATGCGAACCTTTTCCCCTCTTGCTCGGCTGGAAAGCCCCTTTTTTCGATATCCGCGGTTTTACGCGGCTGCTCAAAAGAGGAAAGGCCCTGGTGGATCACTATAATATCCGCTTGATCCACAGCAACAGCGGCGCCCCGTGCCAATGGCTGAACTTTGTTGCCAGAAGTCGCAAACTACCGCTTATCGCCCATATCCACAGCCGGTATCCTCTCAGGGACAGGCTAACGCTGGGACTGTGCCAGGTATCAAAAGTCATTGCCGTGAGTCCCCCGGTAGCCCGTCAGCTGACAGACATAGGCATGCCGGAAAACCGCGTACTGACAGTTGCCAACGGTATCGACGGCGATAAATTTATCCGTGCCAGGGCCATAGATCTGCGCAGCCTGCTCAAGCTGGATAAAAAAGACTTTCTGCTGTTTTCTACCGGCTCGCTGATCAAACGAAAAGGCATGGACTTAGTGATCGCGGCAACGGCTCTGGTTAAAACCGCTGGCGTACCGGTTAAACTCATTATTGCCGGGGGCGGCAGTGAACAGCAGGCACTGGCAGCACAGATAAACGAGCTGGGGCTGAACCAGGATGTTTTTTTGTTGGGTGAGCGCCGGGATCTGCCATCGTTATTAAAGGGCGGTGCAGATATTTTTGTTTCAGGAACCCGCGAAGAAGCCTTTGGCCTGGTACTGGCCGAAGCTGGCCTTAACGCCTTACCTGTTATTGCCCCTGCCGTTGGCGGCATTCCCTTTGTGATACGTCACAGACAAACCGGTTTACTGATCCCCCCGGAGAATCCGCAGGCCATGGCGGAGAAAATTATCCAGCTATACCGGGATCCGACCCTGAGATTAACCCTGGGCCTGACCGGTAAAAAACACACCCGGGATAACTTTCTTATTGCAGGTTATGTCGCCAATATTCAGGCCTGTTATCTTGAGCTTATCAGCAATCCCCGTCACAGGCTGCATTGGCTGTCGCATTGGGTAATAGCCAAGCTTCTGCTGAGCTTGTTCGCCAGCCTGAGCAAATTAACCGCAAAACACCTCAACATGCCGCAATTACTAAAATCAAGCCGCTAAGGAACTCCTATGAAGCTGATCAAGCATATTCTGATTTTGGACGCCATTCCCTTCGCCGGCGGTTCAAAAGTTGCCACCAACCATATACTGAATACCTTAACGCAAACAGCCATCCGCTATACGGTGATTACCAAAGATCCCAAGAGCTGGCCGGGAAAACAGGTACACTTTTCCCCCTTGTATCAGCTGCCCGGGTTAAGCGAATGCGAGCAGGGCCTGGGATATTTTTTACGCCACTTCCTGATGATGCTCAGCGTAATACGGGCCCGAATAAAATACGGCAAAATCGATCTTGCCATAGCGCCGTCAGGTCCGGGAGTCGATTTAGCCTTATACCTGGCAAAGTTCCTGGTGCCTTATCCGCTATTGCAATTTATCCACGGCCCGGTGGCGCCATCCAAATCTATCGCCCTCTGCCTGGTAAAAGCCATGAAGGTCTATTACTTACGCACGGCCCGCACCTCAATCATTCAAGCCCTGAGCCGGATTATGGATAACGACAGGGCACAGGAGCACCTTGGCAGCCATAAGTTTGAAGAAATGGTTAACGGCCTGCCTGGTCGCTATTGGCCTTCCCCTTGCCGTTATGACAAGGTCAAAGTTTTCTGGGCTGCTTCCCTGCTGCGATGGAAAGGGCTGGAGCTGCTGCTGGCTGCCATTAAATCCCTGCCGCTAAAAGACAGGCCGGCGACGGATATCTGTTACATTAGACCTAAGGATATCCGGCAAACGGTTTCCCGGGCGCCACAAACCATAGAAAAAGTCAGCTGGTACCAATCCCCCGAGAACCTGGATGAAATCCGTGCCGGCTGCAATATCTTTGTCTCCACCAGCATCAAGGAGCCCTTTGGTTTATCCATTCTTGAAGCAATGGCGGCCGGCCATTGTGTACTTATCCCCGCCGACGGCGCTTATTGGGATCAAATCCTCGAACATAATGTCAATTGTTTTAAATATCCCCCGGGAGACAGCCAACAACTGGCCAGTTTACTGCGCCATCTCAGCCGGGATAAAGCTTTGCTCAAGCGCATTGCCGCTAAAGGGCAACAACTGGCGCAAAATTACCGGGCAGAGCAGCAATATCTGCCCATAAAAGAGCAGATAACTGCCCTGACCCGGTTATCCGCCAGCGGGCGTAACACGCTGGAAAAAGTATGTTAGGGAACTTATTCCGGCAAAAACAGCCGTCGGCTCTGTGCCAGGCATTGCTATACGGCTTGTCCCTGGCGTTAATGAAGGGGATTTCCCTGCTGATGCTGCCCCTGACCACCCGCTATCTGCCCCCCGAACAATTCGGCCAGCTGGAACTGTTAGCTTCGGTGGCTATCATCGGCAGTATCCTGGTGGGTTTGGGCTTTGAAAGCACCTTTTTCCGTTTCTGCGCCCATGAAAAAACACTGAAGCAAAAAAGGTACTGCGGCGGTAATATCCTGGCCTTATCCATCATACTTGGCCTTATCGCCGCAGTTACAGGCTGGTATTTCGCACCTCAAATCGCCTCACTGCTGCCGGCACAGGTTTCTGCCTACCAGCTACGCCTGGTATGGATCGTTTTTGCCCTTGAAGGCATTATCGCCATTCCCCTTGCCTGGCTGCGTATACAAGATAAAGCGCTGCCGTTTTTTGTGATCACCACCGCCAGGGCTTTATTGCAGGCGGCATTAACCTTAGTCTTTTTAACCTGGCACTGGGGCATAAACGGCGTATTGCTTGCCGGTACCCTGGTAGCGGTATTACAGGCAGTACTTTTGCTGGCCATGCAAAAACAGGCAAACGGGCTAATACTCAACCTCATTCAAATAAAAAAGTATCTCAGCTATAGCTTGCCCGTTGCCGGCAGCGGCCTGCTGGCCTTTATGCTGATGGGATTCGACCGCTGGCTGCTTGCGCACATGAGTACAGTTGAACAGGTCGCCATCTACGGTGTCGCCGCCAAACTTGCCCTGGCAAGCGTTTTCCTGATCCAGCCTTTTGGCATGTGGTGGTTACCCCGAAGGTTTAGCATATTGCAGCAAAAAAACGGCGCCGGCAAAGTTGCGACTTGTATCGCCCTGGGGATCACTATCGTGATGATCATCGCCGTTTTTATGTGTTACCTTGCCCCCCTGCTGATCAGCTGCCTGCTACCCGGCCATTATCAGGATATCCTGGGATATCTCTGCGCCCTGGTGCTGGCAATGACCTTTAAAGAGATCGCCGAACTGGTCAATATCGGCTGTTTCAGCGGCCATTCCACCCGGGGGCAGCTGGTAGTCAACCTGATCACCACGGCCCTGGGCACAATTGTGATGCTGTTCGCTATTCCCTATCTCGCCATCTGGGGCGTAATCCTCGCCCTCAACCTGGCATATATCAGCAAGGCTCTGCTCTATTACCTGCTCAGCCAATACCATTTGCCCCTGCCCTATCCCGGAAAAAAATTATTACTGATGGCCTTGCTTTGCCTGCTGGCGCTGCTCTCAACCCCGGGACTTTTTCCCGGATTTACCCTGCACTTAAATCCGTTATTTTCGGTCATAGCCATGCCTTTGCTTTTAACCGCAATCGCCCGGTATTTACGCCTGCTGCCGGCCCCGCTGACATATAATCCCCGCTTTTCATAAGCCGGTATTTAAAAGGTATCGGAGGCTTTATGGTAAAACACAGCCAATATGCTCTGGCAAGCTCGGTTTCCCTGTTTATTACCGCCCTGTGGTGGCTCCTGCCCCATCCGTTATTACCTGTGGTTCTACCTTTGCTGCCGGTTGCCGCTATTCTGGTGTTGGCACTACCGTTCCAGGTAGTGTTACTGTTTGTGATCTTCTCCTTCTTTCGGCTCCATGAGGTCTTTCCGGCGCTTTATTCCCTGAAAATACCTTTGCTCCTGTCACTGGCATCACTGGCTGCATTAAGCTGGCATATAGCTATCAGCGGGAAAATTCGGCCATGGTGGCGAAAAGAGCTGACCTGCATCGGCTTATTTTTTCTGCTGGTGCTTATCGGTGTGCTGTTGGCCAGTAACCGTCCGGTAGCCCTGGCCTACTTTCA
This genomic window from Thalassomonas viridans contains:
- a CDS encoding glycosyltransferase family 4 protein; this translates as MLYTSSHYSNSLPAGSSIWLLLDSRNFGGIESHVLQLASALTRQGLKAEVIFLDDYGKHALKERLHQADIPFTCLRGSWYTLFSCAIRKKPALIHTHGYKAGLMGRLTGLLTRLPVVSSFHAGEKLSGKLAFYHFLDRISSGLCQGIIAVSEPIKRTLPAKAQVINNFVTMKKHRPKQGRQVAFVGRLSHEKGPDNFIRLARFYPGHTFHLYGTGPMEARLKRIATNNVIFHGAKQDMTPIWPRIALLIMPSRFEGMPMSALEAMSNGIPVIAYSVGSLDKLITTGNGWLIPPEHFEGLKNALSGYLNADSRTRIQISRQARNTIITNFSDEAVLPRLLDIYHESIAAKYSCKLQ
- a CDS encoding glycosyltransferase family 4 protein → MQQSKNDDSRKNTAITRASQCPVLFVHYGDEWIRGSEQCLLDLLMFLDRDKFYPVVWCNSRHMYQAVSALKIEVICEPFPLLLGWKAPFFDIRGFTRLLKRGKALVDHYNIRLIHSNSGAPCQWLNFVARSRKLPLIAHIHSRYPLRDRLTLGLCQVSKVIAVSPPVARQLTDIGMPENRVLTVANGIDGDKFIRARAIDLRSLLKLDKKDFLLFSTGSLIKRKGMDLVIAATALVKTAGVPVKLIIAGGGSEQQALAAQINELGLNQDVFLLGERRDLPSLLKGGADIFVSGTREEAFGLVLAEAGLNALPVIAPAVGGIPFVIRHRQTGLLIPPENPQAMAEKIIQLYRDPTLRLTLGLTGKKHTRDNFLIAGYVANIQACYLELISNPRHRLHWLSHWVIAKLLLSLFASLSKLTAKHLNMPQLLKSSR
- a CDS encoding glycosyltransferase family 4 protein, with translation MKLIKHILILDAIPFAGGSKVATNHILNTLTQTAIRYTVITKDPKSWPGKQVHFSPLYQLPGLSECEQGLGYFLRHFLMMLSVIRARIKYGKIDLAIAPSGPGVDLALYLAKFLVPYPLLQFIHGPVAPSKSIALCLVKAMKVYYLRTARTSIIQALSRIMDNDRAQEHLGSHKFEEMVNGLPGRYWPSPCRYDKVKVFWAASLLRWKGLELLLAAIKSLPLKDRPATDICYIRPKDIRQTVSRAPQTIEKVSWYQSPENLDEIRAGCNIFVSTSIKEPFGLSILEAMAAGHCVLIPADGAYWDQILEHNVNCFKYPPGDSQQLASLLRHLSRDKALLKRIAAKGQQLAQNYRAEQQYLPIKEQITALTRLSASGRNTLEKVC
- a CDS encoding lipopolysaccharide biosynthesis protein produces the protein MLGNLFRQKQPSALCQALLYGLSLALMKGISLLMLPLTTRYLPPEQFGQLELLASVAIIGSILVGLGFESTFFRFCAHEKTLKQKRYCGGNILALSIILGLIAAVTGWYFAPQIASLLPAQVSAYQLRLVWIVFALEGIIAIPLAWLRIQDKALPFFVITTARALLQAALTLVFLTWHWGINGVLLAGTLVAVLQAVLLLAMQKQANGLILNLIQIKKYLSYSLPVAGSGLLAFMLMGFDRWLLAHMSTVEQVAIYGVAAKLALASVFLIQPFGMWWLPRRFSILQQKNGAGKVATCIALGITIVMIIAVFMCYLAPLLISCLLPGHYQDILGYLCALVLAMTFKEIAELVNIGCFSGHSTRGQLVVNLITTALGTIVMLFAIPYLAIWGVILALNLAYISKALLYYLLSQYHLPLPYPGKKLLLMALLCLLALLSTPGLFPGFTLHLNPLFSVIAMPLLLTAIARYLRLLPAPLTYNPRFS